The following proteins are encoded in a genomic region of Leptospira yasudae:
- a CDS encoding ATP-binding protein, with product MSPEEKRIQELEDENKRLKRQIENTAHSPYLKKGMASVRYYARIFREEIVENEIRGRIDESLGTLYEIKNFVHRYSSLAGLDPDTIRIIATEATQNIVEHGQGKYAEIELELHNEVVNPFFKMSFKHEMQPGMKYTLSQINENVKKGDFSSELFDIESSRGRGEFLMKELADERRVLNGVEITPEGNKVHYFKRVLINYRDPKGPRDVTSFDEIKEEIDRLDPEEALCYFHIDHRKSKLSSVTIVVTSSRETKLRTLMEEAGFYLVHKDKYYRAVFCSFEPTKEFTPSELENLFEKVRKQVEIEKE from the coding sequence ATGTCCCCAGAAGAGAAACGAATTCAAGAATTAGAAGATGAAAACAAACGACTCAAACGGCAAATAGAGAACACGGCGCATTCTCCTTATCTGAAAAAGGGAATGGCGAGCGTTCGTTATTACGCCAGAATCTTCCGCGAAGAGATCGTGGAGAACGAGATTCGGGGAAGAATCGACGAAAGTCTGGGAACCCTCTACGAGATCAAAAATTTCGTACATCGTTATTCCTCGTTAGCCGGACTTGATCCGGATACGATCCGCATCATCGCGACCGAGGCCACGCAGAACATCGTGGAACACGGCCAAGGAAAATACGCGGAAATCGAATTAGAATTACATAATGAAGTTGTGAATCCCTTTTTTAAGATGTCGTTCAAACACGAGATGCAGCCGGGGATGAAATACACCCTTTCGCAGATCAACGAGAACGTGAAAAAAGGCGACTTCTCCTCCGAGCTGTTCGACATAGAAAGTTCGCGGGGCAGGGGAGAATTCCTTATGAAGGAACTCGCCGACGAAAGAAGGGTATTGAACGGGGTCGAGATCACTCCCGAAGGGAACAAGGTTCATTACTTCAAACGCGTGCTGATCAACTATCGCGATCCGAAAGGGCCGAGAGACGTAACGAGTTTCGACGAGATCAAAGAAGAAATCGACCGGCTCGATCCGGAAGAAGCCCTCTGTTACTTTCATATCGATCACAGAAAGAGCAAACTTTCCTCCGTGACCATAGTCGTCACTTCTTCCCGAGAAACAAAACTCAGAACGCTGATGGAAGAAGCGGGTTTTTATCTGGTCCACAAGGACAAATATTATAGAGCCGTGTTTTGTTCGTTCGAACCGACAAAAGAATTCACTCCTTCTGAGTTGGAAAATCTTTTCGAAAAAGTCCGCAAACAAGTGGAGATCGAAAAGGAATGA
- a CDS encoding acyl-CoA desaturase, whose product MAIILSFFIGHWFLSAFAQSFFLHRYAAHAMFKMNKFWEKFFYLFTCVAQGSSFLNPRAYAIMHRQHHAYSDTGKDPHSPVASEGFLDMMWKTALNYESILDRKASVEKEFKGNYPEWPAIDALSDSWTFRLFCGTLYTLFYLYFVPAGQYGWYLLLPIHWLMGPLHGAIVNWCGHMYGYRNHKENPDNSKNTLFVDFLIAGELYQNNHHAHPNSPNFAFRWFELDLTYQVMRILHMLRIIKIQRAVWTEKGKKVLRGSDVIVDPASTIAA is encoded by the coding sequence ATGGCGATCATTCTATCGTTCTTTATCGGGCATTGGTTCTTATCGGCTTTCGCTCAATCGTTCTTTCTTCACAGATACGCGGCGCACGCGATGTTCAAAATGAACAAGTTCTGGGAAAAGTTTTTTTATCTTTTTACCTGCGTGGCACAGGGTTCTTCCTTCTTAAATCCCCGCGCTTACGCGATCATGCATAGACAACACCACGCTTACAGCGATACGGGAAAAGATCCGCATTCTCCCGTTGCATCCGAAGGCTTTTTGGATATGATGTGGAAGACCGCTCTGAATTACGAATCGATCCTGGATCGTAAAGCGAGCGTAGAAAAAGAATTCAAAGGAAATTATCCCGAGTGGCCGGCGATCGACGCGCTGAGCGATTCTTGGACGTTCCGACTTTTCTGCGGAACCCTTTACACGTTATTCTATCTTTACTTTGTTCCTGCGGGACAATACGGCTGGTATCTTTTACTTCCGATTCATTGGCTGATGGGACCGCTTCACGGCGCGATCGTAAACTGGTGCGGTCACATGTACGGTTATAGAAACCACAAAGAAAATCCGGACAACTCCAAAAACACTTTGTTCGTAGACTTTTTGATCGCCGGAGAATTGTATCAGAACAATCACCACGCGCATCCGAATTCTCCGAACTTCGCGTTCCGTTGGTTCGAGTTGGATCTCACCTATCAAGTGATGAGAATTCTTCACATGCTGAGAATCATCAAGATTCAAAGAGCCGTCTGGACGGAAAAAGGCAAAAAAGTCCTTCGCGGTTCGGACGTGATCGTCGATCCGGCATCCACAATCGCAGCTTAA
- a CDS encoding NADPH-dependent F420 reductase yields the protein MKGKKIGILGSGIVGQTLANGFLKHGAEVKIGTRNPGKLKEWLSKAGSGASIGTFAETASFGDILVLCSKGNIASEVLKLAGVDSLAGKTVIDTTNPISEEPPVNGVLKFFTTYNESLMEQFQKQVPKANFVKCFSSVGSGLMVNPSLQGGTPSMFICGNDEAAKKQVREILDAFGWETEDMGKVEAARAIEPLCILWCIPGFLSQSWTHAFKVLR from the coding sequence ATGAAGGGAAAGAAAATCGGAATCTTAGGTTCGGGAATAGTAGGGCAGACGCTGGCAAACGGATTTTTAAAACACGGAGCCGAAGTAAAGATCGGAACAAGAAATCCGGGAAAACTCAAAGAATGGTTGTCTAAAGCGGGAAGCGGAGCTTCGATCGGAACGTTTGCGGAAACGGCGAGTTTCGGTGACATTTTGGTTCTTTGTTCGAAGGGAAACATCGCATCCGAAGTGTTGAAACTGGCCGGAGTAGATTCGCTTGCCGGAAAAACGGTGATCGATACGACCAACCCGATTTCGGAAGAACCTCCCGTAAACGGCGTATTGAAATTCTTCACAACATACAATGAATCTCTAATGGAGCAATTTCAGAAACAGGTTCCGAAGGCGAACTTCGTAAAGTGTTTCAGCTCGGTTGGAAGCGGGTTGATGGTCAATCCAAGCTTGCAAGGAGGAACTCCGAGTATGTTTATCTGCGGAAACGACGAGGCCGCGAAAAAACAAGTTCGAGAAATCTTGGACGCATTCGGATGGGAAACGGAAGATATGGGAAAAGTAGAAGCGGCCCGTGCGATCGAACCGCTTTGTATTCTTTGGTGCATCCCTGGATTTTTATCGCAATCCTGGACGCACGCATTCAAAGTGCTGAGATGA
- a CDS encoding ankyrin repeat domain-containing protein, translated as MNPTKTLLLFLLLSLPLFAETGEHPNHAIGESLLKISKRANLPQASVSGSGYKAVVLVGDVDGDNGPGTLGYIKNMQGVAKVLRERGVQVTEYYSPKNSWDQIKRSIQGANLVLYAGHGVGSNLTDSPYHQKYVGGFALKGKFVSNDEVENTLKPAPGAIVLFLGACFTAGNMAYDMGVIDAEETKHRVSMYSAPFLKAGFEGYYATWAPWTAQSLIAELFTGKNFGTVYDSQTNLAEVTKIEHPTYSKGKLFFHKGKQESRVVFDYAFAGNPNARISDQAKEEPKPSNNTATTAATPLTPEEQTAKNNALVKAAYKKDLKTAVKLLNEGADPNTETKGWRILHLSVYFDLPELVKALLDKKADPNHQVDGYTALSLATAYERSAIIPLLEAAGGTKSRSASAKPKP; from the coding sequence ATGAATCCGACCAAGACCTTACTACTTTTCTTACTTCTATCCCTTCCCCTCTTCGCTGAAACGGGAGAACATCCCAATCATGCGATCGGAGAGTCCTTACTGAAAATTTCCAAACGCGCCAATCTCCCCCAGGCCAGCGTAAGCGGTTCCGGCTATAAAGCGGTCGTTCTTGTGGGAGACGTGGACGGAGACAACGGGCCGGGAACCTTAGGATACATTAAGAATATGCAGGGAGTCGCGAAGGTTCTTAGAGAACGAGGCGTCCAAGTAACGGAATACTACAGTCCGAAAAATTCATGGGATCAAATCAAAAGATCGATCCAAGGTGCAAACTTGGTGTTATATGCGGGTCACGGGGTGGGAAGCAACTTAACCGATTCTCCGTATCATCAAAAGTATGTGGGCGGTTTTGCTTTAAAGGGAAAATTCGTTTCAAACGACGAGGTGGAGAATACTCTCAAGCCCGCGCCGGGGGCGATTGTACTTTTCTTAGGCGCTTGTTTTACCGCGGGCAATATGGCTTATGATATGGGAGTGATCGACGCGGAAGAAACGAAACACAGGGTCTCGATGTATTCCGCGCCTTTCTTAAAGGCGGGCTTTGAAGGTTATTACGCGACATGGGCGCCCTGGACCGCTCAAAGTTTGATCGCAGAGCTTTTCACAGGAAAGAATTTCGGAACCGTCTATGATTCTCAAACCAATCTTGCGGAAGTGACAAAGATCGAACATCCGACCTACTCCAAGGGAAAGTTATTCTTTCATAAAGGAAAACAAGAATCCAGAGTCGTATTCGATTATGCATTCGCAGGGAATCCGAATGCGCGCATCTCCGATCAGGCGAAAGAAGAACCGAAACCTTCCAACAACACGGCGACAACCGCCGCGACCCCGTTGACACCGGAAGAACAGACCGCTAAAAACAACGCGCTCGTCAAAGCCGCTTATAAGAAGGATCTGAAAACTGCAGTCAAATTGTTAAACGAAGGAGCCGATCCGAATACGGAAACGAAAGGCTGGAGAATCCTTCATCTATCCGTTTACTTCGATCTACCCGAACTCGTAAAGGCGCTCTTGGACAAAAAGGCGGACCCGAATCACCAAGTGGACGGTTATACGGCGCTTTCTCTTGCAACGGCTTACGAACGTTCGGCGATCATTCCTCTTCTGGAAGCGGCCGGAGGAACTAAATCAAGATCCGCATCGGCCAAACCGAAACCATAG
- a CDS encoding tetratricopeptide repeat protein codes for MKNILGSIILSLVFYSASIYSQSADENSSYQQIKDLIESNRATEAQSLLDEWIKINPNDVTLQFYQTEVWIKVADQKYKDRKFKAAFSYYEKAFSNWPNNPSLRARYMELKDKKLVDHVSSSSILKTRYSGFGFASNENGSINIPFQEMNESLKQIRDEIHLLQEKSYHFYLTLALISFSILLQCFILLKLGFRR; via the coding sequence ATGAAAAATATTTTAGGTTCAATCATACTTTCGCTCGTATTCTACTCTGCTTCTATTTATTCGCAAAGTGCAGATGAGAATTCTTCTTATCAACAGATAAAAGACTTAATTGAATCGAATCGAGCTACGGAAGCGCAATCCCTTTTAGATGAATGGATAAAAATCAATCCGAATGATGTCACGCTTCAATTTTATCAAACTGAGGTTTGGATTAAAGTGGCAGATCAGAAATACAAGGATCGTAAATTCAAAGCTGCTTTCTCTTACTATGAAAAGGCTTTCTCAAATTGGCCGAATAACCCCTCTCTTCGAGCCAGATATATGGAATTAAAAGACAAGAAACTCGTGGATCATGTTTCGTCCTCTTCCATTTTAAAAACTCGATATTCGGGATTTGGCTTTGCATCAAATGAGAACGGAAGCATAAACATTCCTTTTCAAGAAATGAATGAATCTTTAAAACAAATTCGAGATGAAATTCATCTTTTGCAAGAGAAGTCATATCATTTTTATCTTACGTTAGCTTTGATTTCTTTTTCAATACTGCTTCAGTGCTTTATTTTATTGAAGTTAGGATTTCGTCGTTGA
- a CDS encoding Kelch repeat-containing protein, which produces MKYTVILLLLIFFIKCGQSPLIDGSNLDTHKLDGFPLVIPGATSATFIFKCKAASSAAVAYGKGSIEGIMPSITNSKDHIVVINNLETQTNYFYSVFCGDLQSPPNPLMLTFQTLVSDQPQKTRGIWIIGGLGAGISPMAQVDLYDPVTNQWIPSVTSIPTPRAYSNIVSHQNKIYVMGGLVKSGVTFAAVNTVNEYDPFNNVWKTMASMPDTHQGGIAFSSGNDIYIISGTTSADMTTGTLANTVYKFTPSLGTNGTWLKYVSNSAIFQRVDMPGCAIHDTLFFSGGRRNTDGLPFNTSDAYIPSGNTTTSLVEATISQTKYGAAMACYRPNPKDAYSADPAAILIAGGSTTADVFQPPTSVTSSNTFDYSLATTSNYTAGGLLPTALYYPAMEVSYELRRAFLFGGANLTNVPQDKVYSMDLGNPTTTPWRTETITLPVARYGHKAVILSR; this is translated from the coding sequence ATGAAATACACTGTTATTCTCTTACTGTTAATTTTCTTTATTAAATGTGGGCAATCACCTCTCATTGACGGCTCCAATCTTGATACACATAAACTTGATGGCTTTCCTCTCGTAATTCCTGGAGCCACAAGCGCGACTTTCATCTTTAAGTGTAAAGCAGCGTCGTCAGCCGCAGTTGCTTATGGCAAAGGAAGTATTGAAGGAATTATGCCAAGCATTACGAATTCCAAAGATCATATCGTCGTGATCAATAACCTTGAAACTCAGACAAACTACTTCTATTCAGTATTTTGTGGAGATTTACAATCACCTCCGAATCCATTGATGCTGACCTTCCAAACTCTTGTAAGCGATCAGCCCCAGAAAACACGAGGAATTTGGATCATAGGTGGTCTCGGAGCTGGAATTTCTCCTATGGCACAAGTAGATTTGTATGATCCGGTAACAAACCAATGGATTCCGTCAGTTACAAGCATCCCTACTCCTAGGGCTTACTCCAACATCGTTTCTCATCAGAATAAGATCTACGTTATGGGTGGTTTGGTGAAATCAGGAGTAACTTTCGCAGCAGTCAATACCGTAAACGAATATGATCCCTTTAATAATGTCTGGAAAACAATGGCTTCTATGCCTGACACTCATCAGGGTGGAATTGCTTTCTCATCAGGAAACGATATCTATATCATATCTGGAACAACTTCCGCAGACATGACCACTGGAACGCTTGCAAACACGGTTTACAAGTTTACACCTTCCTTAGGAACAAATGGAACCTGGCTAAAGTATGTTTCCAACAGCGCGATCTTCCAAAGAGTAGATATGCCGGGTTGCGCGATACATGATACCTTATTTTTCTCTGGTGGAAGACGAAACACAGACGGCCTTCCATTTAATACTTCGGACGCCTACATTCCAAGTGGAAATACAACCACTTCCCTTGTTGAAGCCACGATTAGCCAGACAAAATACGGAGCCGCAATGGCTTGTTATCGTCCTAATCCAAAGGATGCCTACTCTGCTGATCCAGCCGCTATCTTAATCGCAGGAGGATCAACAACAGCGGATGTGTTCCAGCCCCCTACTTCGGTAACATCTTCCAATACCTTTGATTATAGTTTAGCGACGACCTCCAATTATACAGCGGGAGGACTTTTACCAACTGCTCTTTATTATCCGGCTATGGAAGTCTCATACGAACTCAGAAGAGCGTTTCTTTTTGGTGGAGCGAATCTCACAAATGTTCCGCAGGATAAAGTTTACTCAATGGATTTAGGAAACCCTACAACGACTCCGTGGAGAACAGAGACAATTACCTTGCCGGTTGCACGATACGGTCACAAAGCTGTGATTTTGAGTAGATGA
- a CDS encoding SBBP repeat-containing protein, translated as MNKIESIISKLLLVLIMIGVFSSCKNEKKGPSDLELLSILQLLSGFSLPGPKPEWTRILGATSGGVQVKSITSDLNSNVYITGQAGGNVDGQIITGFYDLFVTKYNSSGSKQWTRLMGVAGDQTIAYGITSDSSGNIYTVGETNGALDGEAFFGTPDFADRNFFIVKFDSNGNKQWTRLLGVTGYTSASSVTTDSLGNVYVTGTSISGLDGQTFSGGGAGYFIVKYNSSGTKQWTKLFAGPKPTGIACDSNGRIYLTGYTTNMTTMDGISVSGSNDAFLIQFDSNGNKVWTKLTGAAEKDTRSNGITTDSSGNIYLTGSTNGSIDDQIKSGGVLDLLIIKFDSSGNRVWTRQVGFAGNIFAVSNKTSTGMGIKIGKDPELYVTGFTNGNLDNQPHSDPTSDKRNVFLTKYDFRGNKIWTSITGQKGYISEAYSIATDPQGHPYLTGYTNGPLNGEPLAGTGSNLFVIKYQ; from the coding sequence ATGAACAAAATCGAATCAATAATCAGCAAGCTGTTGTTAGTTCTAATCATGATTGGAGTATTTTCCAGTTGTAAAAATGAGAAAAAGGGACCGAGCGATCTTGAGCTACTTTCTATCTTACAATTATTATCAGGTTTCAGTCTTCCAGGACCAAAGCCGGAATGGACTCGAATATTAGGAGCCACTTCAGGAGGGGTCCAAGTTAAATCGATTACTTCCGATCTGAATAGCAATGTCTATATAACGGGCCAAGCAGGTGGCAATGTGGATGGCCAAATCATCACAGGCTTTTATGATCTTTTCGTTACTAAATACAACTCTTCAGGTTCAAAGCAATGGACTCGATTGATGGGAGTAGCCGGAGACCAAACAATCGCGTACGGAATTACATCTGATTCTTCAGGGAATATCTATACAGTCGGAGAAACAAATGGAGCTTTAGACGGAGAAGCGTTCTTTGGAACTCCTGATTTCGCCGATCGTAATTTTTTCATTGTTAAGTTTGATTCCAATGGGAATAAACAATGGACCCGATTGTTAGGTGTAACCGGCTATACTAGCGCTTCATCAGTAACGACTGATTCTCTTGGAAATGTCTATGTAACGGGAACATCAATAAGTGGCCTGGATGGACAAACTTTTTCCGGTGGTGGGGCTGGATATTTCATCGTAAAGTATAATTCTTCTGGAACAAAGCAATGGACAAAATTATTTGCTGGCCCAAAGCCTACCGGAATAGCTTGTGATTCAAATGGAAGAATCTATTTAACAGGCTATACAACTAATATGACCACTATGGATGGAATTTCAGTTAGTGGGTCAAATGACGCCTTTCTAATTCAATTCGATTCAAATGGAAACAAAGTCTGGACGAAACTAACAGGAGCAGCTGAAAAGGATACGCGCTCCAATGGAATTACAACGGATTCTTCAGGAAATATTTATCTTACTGGATCCACAAATGGAAGTATCGACGATCAAATAAAATCCGGTGGTGTATTGGATTTGCTCATTATAAAATTTGATAGTAGTGGTAATCGAGTTTGGACTCGCCAAGTAGGTTTTGCTGGAAATATCTTTGCCGTTTCAAATAAGACCTCTACGGGTATGGGAATCAAAATTGGAAAGGATCCGGAACTCTATGTTACTGGTTTTACAAATGGCAATTTAGACAACCAACCCCATTCAGATCCAACAAGTGATAAACGAAATGTATTCCTTACTAAATACGATTTTCGTGGGAACAAAATTTGGACCTCAATTACCGGGCAGAAAGGATATATTTCCGAAGCCTATTCTATCGCAACCGACCCGCAAGGACACCCTTACTTAACAGGTTATACAAATGGACCTTTAAATGGGGAACCGCTTGCAGGTACTGGATCAAATCTGTTCGTTATAAAATACCAATGA
- a CDS encoding LA_3334 family protein — MSTYQFCPHKSTLFALVLFSSWIATATISPAEIVLKDGSAFIGKLQEESDIRVKFLWREKSYEIPRKDLTSIDPTKNGPDTSYHYTSFQLKDGSTIKGIVAEDSDKELMIKTDLGFIHIDKNKIRSSDAPETLNPVLNPKYLNTGDKNWNHKIGFSIHALANGSPLGTSNPTTFGGAFYLEPAFFELLKFRPGIRVEYQVSNSNASNYSFLNQFFYFNRSYRIGESLIWDFYSNIGIGSSTVQYSGNGQKLSGTNPAVYFEIGWQGLQIRSVVFRTGIRSTCIFESTGQVCNAGIEFGALLIL, encoded by the coding sequence ATGTCCACCTATCAGTTTTGCCCCCATAAAAGCACGTTATTTGCCCTGGTTCTATTTTCCTCGTGGATTGCCACCGCAACAATTAGCCCCGCCGAAATCGTCCTAAAGGACGGCTCAGCCTTCATTGGTAAACTCCAAGAAGAATCCGACATTCGAGTAAAATTCCTATGGAGAGAAAAGAGTTATGAAATTCCAAGAAAAGACCTTACTTCAATTGATCCGACAAAAAACGGACCTGATACTTCGTATCACTACACTTCTTTTCAATTAAAAGATGGCAGCACGATCAAAGGTATTGTAGCTGAAGATTCAGATAAGGAATTGATGATCAAAACCGATTTGGGCTTTATTCATATAGATAAGAACAAGATTCGATCTTCTGATGCTCCCGAAACGCTAAATCCTGTTTTAAATCCTAAGTATTTAAATACCGGCGATAAAAACTGGAATCACAAAATCGGATTTTCCATTCATGCATTAGCGAATGGCTCTCCCCTTGGAACTTCCAATCCGACTACCTTCGGCGGAGCATTTTATTTGGAGCCTGCTTTTTTTGAACTACTCAAGTTCAGACCAGGCATTCGCGTAGAATACCAAGTATCTAATTCAAATGCATCAAATTACTCTTTTCTAAATCAATTCTTTTATTTCAACCGCTCTTATCGCATTGGAGAAAGTTTAATCTGGGATTTCTATTCTAATATTGGAATCGGTTCATCGACCGTTCAATATTCCGGCAACGGCCAAAAACTTTCGGGAACGAATCCAGCAGTTTATTTTGAAATCGGATGGCAAGGTCTACAAATCAGGTCGGTTGTGTTTCGAACCGGAATTCGTTCAACTTGCATTTTTGAATCCACTGGTCAAGTCTGCAATGCTGGTATAGAATTCGGAGCTTTATTGATTTTATGA